The Hemiscyllium ocellatum isolate sHemOce1 chromosome 17, sHemOce1.pat.X.cur, whole genome shotgun sequence genome has a segment encoding these proteins:
- the znf423 gene encoding zinc finger protein 423 isoform X4, whose protein sequence is MLGEGCDLGLVDEEGGTGLPYPCQFCDKSFSRLSYLKRHEQIHSDKLPFKCTFCSRLFKHKRSRDRHIKLHTGDKKYHCHECEAAFSRSDHLKIHLKTHSSSKPFKCTICKRGFSSTSSLQSHMQAHKKNKDHITKLEKEMKKEDVVCDYCDETFNQVEDLEKHIATNHPQICEKAELQCIHCPEVFAEENALINHIDLAHGNKKHKCPMCPEQFPTVEEVYCHLDSHRQPDSSNHSISPDPATGSAASMSSTTPDSSASVERGSTPDSTLKPSRSHRKPSGSLEREGSQNSWSPKVTYSCPYCSKRDFSSLAVLEIHLKTIHSDKPQQGHTCQYCLDSLPTLYNLNEHVRKVHKNNVFPVMQFTSTSTFHCNYCPEMFADLNSLQEHIRITHCVPNTLSQDGNHTFFCSHCSLGFLTESSLSDHIQQAHCNVGNPKLESPALQATQSFMEVYSCPYCTNSPIFGTILKLTKHIKENHKNIPLAANSGRKSKSEQSPVSSDAEVSSPKRQRLSASVPSLSNGEYPCNQCDLKFSSFESFQSHLKSHLEILLRKQSCPQCKEDFDSQETLLQHLTIHYMTTSTHYVCESCDKQFSSVDDLQKHLLDMHTFVLYHCTLCQEVFDSKVSIQVHLAVKHSNEKKMYRCTACNWDFRKEADLQLHVKHSHLGNPAKARKCIFCGDTFSTEVELQCHITTHSKKYNCKFCSKAFHAIILLEKHLREKHCVFDNSSQNGTANGIVSCNKRVETDLQNILMKSQEALNSHEASEDDIDASEPMYGCDICGAAYTMEALLQNHRLRDHNIQPGEDDCSRKKAEFIKGSHKCNICARTFFSESGLREHMQTHRGPAKHYMCPICGERFPSLLTLTEHKVTHSKSLDTGTCRICKMPLQSEEEFIEHCQMHPDLRNSLTGFRCVVCMQTVTSTLELKIHGTFHMQKLSGNSASSSPNNQSHQRLYKCALCLKEFRSKQDLVKLDINGLPYGLCASCMNRGTNGQSSNVTQQENSERTSVSLRCPDCAVKFETVEDLESHIQIDHREMTPETSSQKKSSQASPAPRKKTYQCIKCQMTFETEREIQIHVANHMIEEGINHECKLCNQMFDSPAKLLCHLIEHSFEGMGGTFKCPVCFTVFVQANKLQQHIFAVHGQEDKIYDCSQCPQKFFFQTELQNHMMSQHAQ, encoded by the exons ATGCTAGGAGAAGGCTGTGATCTTGGCCTGGTGGATGAAGAAGGAGGAACCGGTTTGCCCTACCCATGCCAATTTTGTGACAAGTCATTCAGCCGTTTGAGTTACCTTAAGAGGCATGAGCAAATCCACAGTGACAAACTTCCTTTCAAGTGTACATTTTGTAGCCGCCTATTCAAACATAAGCGAAGTCGTGACCGTCACATCAAACTTCACACTGGAGATAAAAAGTACCACTGTCACGAGTGCGAAGCAGCTTTTTCTCGCAGTGATCATCTCAAAATCCACTTGAAAACTCACAGCTCAAGTAAGCCGTTCAAGTGCACAATTTGTAAACGTGGGTTCTCATCCACAAGTTCATTACAGAGTCATATGCAGGCTCATAAGAAGAACAAAGATCATATTACGAAGCTTGAGAAGGAGATGAAGAAAGAAGATGTCGTTTGCGATTATTGTGATGAAACATTTAATCAAGTTGAAGACTTGGAGAAACATATAGCAACAAATCACCCACAGATttgtgagaaagcagagttgcaaTGCATCCATTGCCCTGAAGTATTTGCAGAAGAAAATGCATTGATAAATCACATTGACCTAGCCCATGGGAATAAGAAACATAAATGTCCGATGTGCCCAGAACAGTTTCCTACGGTGGAGGAAGTCTATTGCCACTTGGATAGCCACAGACAACCGGATTCTAGTAATCATAGCATAAGTCCTGATCCTGCTACAGGAAGTGCAGCCTCAATGAGTAGCACAACCCCAGATTCTAGTGCTTCAGTAGAACGAGGGTCCACACCCGATTCTACCCTAAAACCATCTAGAAGTCACAGGAAACCTTCAGGATCTTTGGAAAGAGAAGGAAGTCAAAACTCTTGGTCACCAAAAGTCACCTATAGCTGCCCATATTGCTCGAAGCGAGATTTCAGTAGCTTGGCTGTCTTAGAAATTCATTTAAAAACTATTCACTCAGATAAACCTCAGCAAGGTCACACATGCCAATACTGCCTTGATTCACTTCCCACTTTGTATAACTTAAATGAGCACGTCCGAAAAGTCCACAAAAATAACGTTTTTCCAGTAATGCAGTTCACCAGTACGTCAACATTTCACTGCAATTACTGTCCGGAAATGTTTGCAGACTTGAATAGCTTGCAGGAACACATACGAATTACACATTGTGTTCCAAATACTCTCTCCCAAGATGGAAACCATACTTTCTTCTGTTCTCATTGTTCGCTGGGATTTCTTACAGAGTCTTCACTCTCAGACCACATTCAACAAGCTCACTGCAATGTAGGAAATCCCAAGCTGGAGTCTCCCGCACTCCAAGCTACACAGTCCTTCATGGAAGTTTACTCTTGTCCATATTGCACCAATTCACCCATTTTTGGCACCATTCTTAAGCTCACAAAGCACATCAAGGAAAACCATAAGAACATTCCACTAGCAGCAAACAGTGGCAGAAAATCGAAGTCAGAGCAAAGTCCTGTTTCTTCTGATGCTGAAGTCTCTTCTCCCAAAAGACAGAGGTTGTCAGCAAGTGTACCATCACTGTCAAATGGGGAATACCCATGCAATCAATGTGATCTCAAGTTCTCTTCTTTTGAAAGTTTCCAAAGCCATCTGAAGTCACATTTGGAAATTCTTCTGAGGAAGCAATCCTGTCCTCAATGTAAAGAGGATTTTGATTCCCAGGAGACCCTGTTACAACACCTCACCATACACTACATGACAACTTCGACTCATTATGTCTGTGAGAGCTGTGATAAGCAATTTTCTTCAGTTGATGACCTACAGAAGCACTTGCTGGATATGCATACTTTTGTTCTATACCACTGCACGTTGTGCCAAGAAGTGTTTGATTCCAAGGTCTCCATCCAGGTGCATTTGGCAGTGAAGCACAGTAATGAAAAGAAGATGTATCGCTGCACAGCATGCAATTGGGATTTCCGAAAGGAAGCAGATCTTCAACTTCATGTCAAGCATAGCCATTTAGGTAATCCAGCAAAAGCCCGTAAATGTATATTCTGTGGTGACACATTCAGTACAGAAGTGGAACTGCAATGCCATATTACAACACACAGTAAAAAATATAACTGTAAATTTTGCAGTAAGGCCTTCCATGCCATTATTTTGCTAGAAAAGCACTTAAGGGAGAAACACTGTGTGTTCGACAATAGCAGCCAGAATGGTACCGCAAATGGAATTGTATCATGTAACAAAAGAGTGGAAACCGATCTTCAGAACATACTGATGAAAAGTCAGGAAGCTCTAAACAGTCACGAAGCTAGTGAAGATGATATTGATGCTTCAGAACCAATGTATGGCTGTGATATCTGTGGTGCAGCATATACTATGGAGGCCCTACTGCAGAATCACAGGTTGAGAGATCACaatattcaacctggagaagATGATTGTTCACGGAAAAAGGCTGAATTCATCAAGGGGAGCCATAAATGCAACATCTGTGCTAGGACATTTTTCTCGGAGAGTGGCCTCCGAGAGCATATGCAGACCCATCGTGGACCTGCTAAGCACTACATGTGTCCTATTTGTGGTGAAAGGTTTCCTTCCCTTCTAACGCTGACTGAGCACAAGGTCACACATAGCAAAAGTCTTGATACGGGAACTTGCAGGATCTGCAAAATGCCATTGCAGAGCGAAGAGGAATTCATCGAGCATTGTCAGATGCATCCAGACCTGAGAAACTCTCTCACAGGGTTCCGTTGTGTAGTTtgcatgcagacagtcacctctACTCTTGAGCTGAAAATTCATGGAACATTCCACATGCAAAAGTTGTCGGGAAACTCTGCATCATCATCTCCAAATAACCAGAGTCATCAGAGACTCTACAAGTGTGCTTTATGCCTGAAAGAGTTTAGGAGCAAACAGGACTTGGTGAAACTTGACATCAATGGCTTGCCCTATGGCTTATGTGCAAGTTGCATGAACAGAGGTACCAATGGTCAATCTTCAAATGTAACTCAGCAGGAAAACAGTGAACGAACCAGTGTCAGTCTTCGGTGTCCTGATTGTGCAGTTAAATTTGAAACTGTCGAGGATCTGGAGAGTCATATCCAGATAGACCATAGAGAAATGACACCAGAGACAAGTAGCCAGAAAAAGTCATCACAGGCTTCACCTGCTCCAAGG AAGAAGACCTACCAGTGTATCAAGTGCCAGATGACTTTTGAGACTGAACGGGAAATACAGATCCATGTTGCAAATCATATGATTG